From Theileria orientalis strain Shintoku DNA, chromosome 4, complete genome, the proteins below share one genomic window:
- a CDS encoding uncharacterized protein (ABC transporter related domain containing protein), which yields MADEDPSPVFWESHVYNKSDIKKIKDNGFSYYDDATIFRYLFYSWFNKWAVSLSRKYMEPYKVHPVQVSDQILKWEPIFSKHISDGLVRLDRYEATKSNKKPVKPYRSILLRAILLTCWKRVTVLFSVLVFGIVLSLSISILVQKLLQIVNEPSTHIAKTILMVYILYYLYGIVPFSYSICHRRYYYNNIEGSNLLNTCNEVLHSCSPDSKCSKNPLYCPALRHQDKEMSPKVFTYVFYDSFQMALAFESTRFIVEFLTNFMYGVYLMSKHVKANLWVLYVTGALFLVFMVTIEIFNAVVFKFILFMRDYKLTKYNNILGRLSNIQKMFSDDIGYNIITRTRNDELSLIFIKIAITFINMCLYSTSINVSFYIIKRYFVKSVNDANVITDIDTAGFITTFYIYMRIVSSMFLIPRSINIVGMAYASYRRLNKFLSNCSPNFYISVNRFTGSTRTSTHITSTTNQIPNDVVVYYKHATFTWVCSRRDLLNKNYEPYLKNINFELKRGEMAIVTGSKGSGKSNFVKSMLGEMTLVGGSMAVVPLHTSMPIFYASQDIFLQQGTIRSNIVFGHRFDENLYKTVLSAVELEYDISTWEKGDLRLLSDNAPSLSGGQRVRMELARAVYAYLVFHQVNKEYNNSQCSFLMCLDASFHGLDPYVSKTIFNNLFNVKTGILVKDDLSVVLTISKQGLDKCTKSCNIIQFPNPPIYNIKDKGCDFLNTLHDFIKTKKHEGDFKYLTSARSGPYDLNSLTNDMVGLCLSDNSMSSRAQLNKQLYRDSFVKYEKNLFRKLRFKPYVMFMKPAAVIFAVYIILTVALNILDYVKFVLSTNLSDYITKNINDYNKGDLVDLAEIKLRSNSALKLTVIFVSIIITLSILATVALTAGSIVSCRKLHEYSLNAIFNYRSAVVKIKKHINQVITFLSCDIMITDDIAGLFTALLLFSFIQTVTNVITLFYVIPISVPFILLTLVLIYMYIMRRYIGATVNLHFGLLEAQSQMNCVIERAISGGSVYRSFNRNSDLLRDFLEQSDYKVRTKYLFGAAVSWSTILFTWIFSLNTFIILVIPIMLDKYTKYKMTVGYFGLALSLSMNVIKSFSNFSVMYGCTQTTISSIDRFQCFIPMDHKLKFDKCPNTHEEYLVNPSNKDLTGVDKKQLISRRAIEFKTDNKKFYGLRKLFYNPKIHILDVGLYLNSDHSGVELRDVYVYTTPELNAEGMILKNITVAAHKAEIIGIVGRSGAGKTTLLSVLQNIIDNRTGQVLLDGKELNDIPKVVLRQVIGVLPQLPFVFKGWTIRGFLDPRKLFSDADISIALDKCGLLNFVNELPGANKLDSILVPEEPLLYHQKTKGAQSITKKYTKPGDESDMLLSNTQLRTLSLARLVLYRHFYRLIVVDEPPEEDPEAAAAKKDDLAVPIYELLQKHFSHCTTFVTAHDVNVLKTCTSVWVIHEGSLVKTCKASDVSANESIASIIEENVKKS from the exons ATGGCCGACGAGGACCCGAGTCCCGTGTTTTGGGAGAGCCATGTGTATAACAAATCcgatattaaaaaaataaaagacaATGGATTTAGCTATTACGATGATGCAACAATTTTCAGGTATCTGTTTTATAGTTGGTTCAACAAATGGGCTGTTTCGCTCTCAAGAAAATATATGGAACCATATAAGGTACACCCCGTACAAGTTTCAgatcaaattttaaaatgggaACCAATATTTTCTAAACATATCAGTGATGGTTTGGTCAGATTGGACCGTTATGAGGCCACTAAGTCCAACAAGAAGCCTGTTAAGCCATACAGATCCATTCTGCTTCGAGCCATACTGTTAACTTGCTGGAAAAGAGTTACTGTTTTGTTTTCAGTGCTAGTGTTTGGCATCGTTCTGAGTCTTAGCATATCCATTTTAGTCCAAAAATTGCTTCAGATCGTAAACGAACCATCGACACATATAGCCAAAACGATACT GATGGTTTACATACTTTATTACTTGTACGGTATCGTGCCCTTCAGCTACTCTATTTGTCACAGGCGTTATTATTACAACAACATCGAAGGATCCAATCTCTTGAACACTTGCAATGAGGTACTGCACAGCTGTTCGCCCGATTCAAAGTGCTCCAAGAATCCATTATACTGCCCAGCTTTGCGTCATCAAGACAAGGAAATGAGTCCCAAGGTATTCacatatgtgttttatGACTCTTTTCAAATGGCACTGGCGTTCGAGTCGACCAGATTTATTGTTGAGTTCTTAACGAATTTTATGTATGGAGTTTATCTTATGTCGAAACACGTAAAGGCCAACTTGTGGGTACTATATGTTACAGGAGCTTTGTTCCTGGTATTTATGGTTACCATAGAGATTTTTAATGCCGTTGTATttaagtttatattattcatGAGAGATTATAAACTAACGAAGTACAATAACATCCTTGGAAGACTAAGTAATATTCAGAAAATGTTCAGTGACGACATTggatataatattattacacGGACCAGGAACGACGAGCTGTctctaatttttattaagaTTGCCATCACGTTCATTAACATGTGTCTGTACAGCACCTCAATTAACGTATCTTTTTATATCATTAAGAGGTACTTCGTTAAGTCGGTGAATGATGCCAATGTTATTACTGATATAGATACCGCCGGATTCATAACAacgttttatatatacatgagAATAGTATCttcaatgtttttaattccTAGGTCCATAAACATCGTCGGAATGGCATATGCATCCTATAGAAGGTTGAATAAGTTCCTCTCTAACTGTTCGCCAAACTTTTATATCAGTGTCAATAGGTTTACTGGTTCCACTCGGACGTCCACCCACATTACTAGCACCACCAACCAAATCCCTaatgatgttgttgtatACTATAAGCACGCCACATTTACATGGGTCTGCTCTAGACGTGATCTACTAAACAAGAACTACGAACcttatttgaaaaatataaactttgAGTTGAAACGTGGCGAGATGGCCATTGTCACTGGTTCCAAAGGCTCTGGTAAATCTAACTTTGTAAAATCAATGCTTGGTGAGATGACCCTAGTTGGGGGCTCTATGGCTGTTGTACCACTACACACCTCAATGCCCATATTTTATGCATCGCAGGATATTTTTCTGCAACAGGGTACCATTAGATCCAACATTGTGTTTGGTCATCGTTTCGATGAAAACCTGTATAAAACTGTGTTGAGTGCAGTTGAACTTGAGTATGACATATCAACCTGGGAGAAGGGTGACCTCCGACTATTGTCAGACAATGCACCTTCATTGAGCGGAGGTCAACGTGTAAGGATGGAGTTGGCTAGAGCAGTGTATGCTTATTTGGTGTTCCATCAAGtcaacaaggagtacaaCAACAGCCAGTGTTCATTCTTGATGTGTTTGGACGCCTCGTTTCACGGTTTAGATCCATATGTGTCcaaaactatattcaataacctgtttaacgtAAAAACTGGTATATTGGTAAAGGATGACCTGTCAGTAGTTTTGACAATCTCTAAACAGGGTCTCGACAAGTGCACTAAAtcatgtaatataattcaATTTCCCAATCCACCcatttataacattaaaGACAAGGGATGTGATTTCTTGAATACCCTGCACGACTTTATTAAGACCAAGAAACACGAAGGCGACTTCAAGTATTTAACATCGGCTAGAAGCGGCCCTTACGATTTGAATAGCTTAACAAATGATATGGTAGGTCTTTGTTTATCTGACAATTCCATGTCGAGTCGTGCCCAGTTAAACAAACAACTATACAGGGATtcatttgtaaaatacgaAAAAAATCTATTTAGAAAACTTCGGTTCAAGCCGTATGTTATGTTCATGAAGCCCGCTGCAGTTATATTCGCGGTATACATAATACTGACAGTGGCATTAAACATATTAGATTACGTAAAATTTGTTCTGTCTACCAACTTATCAGACTACATAACCAAGAATATTAACGACTACAATAAGGGAGATTTAGTAGATCTTGCTGAAATTAAATTGCGTAGTAATTCAGCACTGAAACTTACAGTCATATTCGTATCAATAATTATCACGTTGTCCATTTTAGCCACGGTCGCACTAACAGCAGGATCTATAGTATCATGTCGGAAGCTTCATGAATACTCCCTCAATGCAATTTTCAACTATAGGTCAGCGGTAGTCAAAATTAAGAAACATATTAATCAAGTTATAACTTTCCTGTCTTGTGATATTATGATTACAGATGATATCGCTGGATTATTTACtgctttattattattttccttCATTCAGACCGTAACAAACGTTATTACCTTGTTCTATGTAATTCCCATATCAGTTCCTTTCATTCTTCTCACTCTGGTTCTGatatacatgtatattATGAGGAGGTATATAGGTGCTACGGTGAACTTACATTTTGGGTTATTGGAGGCCCAATCTCAAATGAACTGTGTAATAGAACGTGCCATATCAGGAGGTTCTGTTTACAGAAGCTTCAATAGAAATTCAGACTTGCTCAGAGATTTCCTGGAACAAAGTGATTATAAAGTCAGAACTAAATATCTCTTCGGTGCAGCCGTTTCCTGGTCCACAATATTGTTCACTTGGATATTCTCGCTAAACACATTCATTATACTGGTTATACCAATCATGCTAGACAAATACACGAAATACAAGATGACCGTAGGTTATTTTGGTTTGGCACTATCCCTTTCTATGAATGTGATCAAATCTTTCAGCAACTTTTCGGTTATGTATGGATGTACTCAAACAACTATCAGTTCAATCGATAGGTTCCAGTGCTTCATTCCTATGGACCACAAGCTTAAGTTCGATAAATGTCCTAACACCCATGAAGAATACCTAGTTAATCCTTCGAATAAGGATCTTACCGGTGTTGACAAAAAACAATTGATAAGTAGAAGGGCTATTGAGTTCAAAACCGATAACAAGAAGTTTTACGGATTGAGGAAGCTATTCTATAATcctaaaatacatatactCGATGTTGGCCTTTACCTAAATTCTGATCATTCAGGAGTTGAATTGAGGGATGTTTATGTGTACACAACGCCAGAGCTCAACGCTGAAGGTatgattttgaaaaatattacGGTGGCAGCCCATAAAGCAGAGATTATTGGTATAGTAGGAAGATCGGGTGCTGGCAAGACAACCCTGTTGTCAGTACTACAGAACATAATTGACAACAGAACAGGTCAGGTGTTGTTGGATGGTAAAGAATTGAATGATATCCCCAAGGTTGTCCTCAGACAGGTTATCGGTGTGTTGCCACAACTACCCTTTGTATTTAAGGGATGGACTATTAGGGGGTTTTTAGATCCCAGAAAGCTGTTCAGTGACGCCGATATCAGTATCGCCTTGGATAAGTGTGGTCTTTTGAACTTCGTTAACGAGCTTCCTGGAGCTAATAAGTTGGATAGTATTTTGGTACCTGAGGAGCCTCTTTTGTATCATCAGAAAACAAAAGGTGCTCAATCCATCACAAAGAAATATACTAAACCTGGAGATGAAAGTGATATGTTACTGTCCAATACTCAACTCAGAACTCTTTCATTGGCTAGACTTGTGCTGTATAGACACTTCTATAGGCTTATAGTAGTTGATGAGCCCCCAGAGGAAGATCCAGAGGCCGCCGCTGCTAAAAAGGACGACCTTGCAGTTCCAATTTATGAGCTCTTACAGAAACACTTCAGCCACTGTACCACGTTTGTCACAGCACATGATGTTAACGTCTTAAAAACATGTACCTCGGTATGGGTTATACACGAGGGTTCACTAGTAAAAACTTGTAAAGCCAGCGACGTATCAGCAAACGAATCAATAGCATCAATTATTGAAGAAAATGTTAAGAAAAGTTAA